In one window of Prevotella fusca JCM 17724 DNA:
- the infB gene encoding translation initiation factor IF-2, protein MSIRLNKAIRELNIGLQTAVEFLEKKPELGEVKNELNFKLSEDQYKALVGAFNNDKEVKKDAAKLFQKKSKEKKSSADHKGETILKAERQQYKPVGKIDLDQLNKPAAKKAVAPAEDKPAPAVAAVEPAGEKKKVEKHDVGKKPVVTKEEAKPVAPKPEKTVETPKVEKPVEAKAEPAKKEAPAAATEVKTEAKAGSNSAASTEPADSAVVEEKKESGLFMTKNEKKILNTPKVNVLGKIDLSTLNQSTRPKKKSKEERRKEREEKAGQGSGQGKKKRVRINKERVDINAAANQQQNQGGKKSGGNAGNKNSGKKNRNRNQKPLEVDDEAVARQVKETLARLTSKSQNKKGAKYRKEKRDAVQERLNAEAKAERKESKVLKLTEFVTVSELATMMNVPVTNVISTLMSVGIMVSINQRLDAETINLVADEFDFKTEYVSAEVQEAVSEEEDDENDLVSRAPIVTVMGHVDHGKTSLLDHIRNTNVIAGEAGGITQHIGAYGVTLENGRKVTLLDTPGHEAFTAMRARGAQVTDIVIIIIAADDSVMPTTKEAIAHAQAAGVPMVFAINKIDKPGANPDKIREDLSQMNLLVEEWGGKYQCQEISAKKGVGVNELLDKVLLEAEMLDLKANPNRKATGTVIESSLDKGRGYVSTVLVSNGTLKIGDNVIAGTSWGRIKAMFNERNQRIESAGPSEPAIILGLNGAPTAGDTFHVMETEQEAREIANKREQLQREQGLRTQTRLTLSDISHRIARGEFHEMNIIVKGDTDGSIEALSDSFIKLSTEKVNVNVISKAVGQISENDVMLASASDAVIVGFQVRPSADARRLADHEGVEINTYSVIYDALDDVKSTMVGMLDKVKKEIVTGQFEVKQVFKISKVGTVAGGMVTEGKVHNKDKGRVVRDGIVVHTAPIDALKRYKDDVKEVATGLECGISLVNYNDLQVGDIIETFTEIEVEQKL, encoded by the coding sequence GTAGGTGCCTTCAATAATGACAAGGAGGTGAAGAAGGACGCAGCCAAACTTTTCCAGAAGAAGTCTAAAGAGAAGAAAAGCTCGGCAGATCATAAAGGTGAAACAATCTTGAAGGCTGAACGTCAGCAGTATAAACCAGTCGGAAAGATAGATCTCGACCAGCTGAACAAGCCGGCCGCTAAGAAAGCTGTTGCTCCTGCTGAGGATAAACCTGCTCCTGCTGTGGCTGCCGTAGAACCTGCAGGGGAGAAGAAAAAGGTTGAGAAACATGATGTAGGTAAGAAGCCCGTCGTAACAAAGGAAGAGGCTAAGCCTGTTGCTCCAAAGCCGGAGAAGACCGTTGAGACTCCGAAGGTTGAGAAGCCAGTGGAGGCAAAGGCAGAGCCTGCAAAGAAAGAGGCACCTGCTGCTGCGACCGAAGTGAAAACTGAAGCAAAGGCTGGTTCCAATTCTGCTGCATCAACTGAACCGGCAGATTCTGCTGTTGTGGAGGAGAAGAAGGAGAGCGGTCTCTTCATGACCAAGAACGAGAAGAAAATCTTGAATACACCAAAGGTTAATGTCTTGGGCAAGATTGACCTCAGTACACTGAACCAGAGCACCCGCCCGAAGAAGAAGAGTAAGGAGGAACGCCGCAAGGAGCGTGAGGAAAAGGCTGGTCAAGGTAGTGGTCAGGGCAAGAAGAAGCGTGTACGTATTAATAAGGAGCGCGTTGACATCAATGCTGCAGCTAACCAGCAGCAGAACCAGGGCGGCAAGAAGAGCGGCGGCAATGCCGGTAACAAGAATAGCGGAAAGAAGAACCGCAACCGTAATCAGAAGCCTTTGGAGGTGGATGATGAGGCTGTAGCACGTCAGGTAAAGGAGACTCTTGCCCGTCTGACAAGCAAGAGCCAGAACAAGAAGGGTGCTAAGTACCGTAAGGAGAAGCGTGATGCTGTTCAGGAACGTCTCAATGCTGAGGCTAAGGCAGAGCGCAAGGAAAGCAAGGTGTTGAAGCTGACAGAGTTCGTTACTGTTTCAGAGTTGGCAACGATGATGAATGTACCTGTAACGAATGTCATCTCTACCTTGATGTCTGTCGGTATTATGGTGTCTATCAACCAGCGTCTGGATGCCGAGACCATCAACCTTGTTGCTGATGAGTTCGATTTCAAGACGGAGTATGTAAGTGCTGAAGTACAGGAGGCTGTTAGCGAGGAGGAGGATGATGAGAACGATCTCGTATCACGTGCTCCAATCGTTACTGTCATGGGTCACGTTGACCACGGTAAGACTTCTTTGCTCGACCACATCCGCAATACGAATGTGATTGCCGGAGAGGCGGGTGGTATTACCCAGCACATTGGTGCTTATGGAGTGACATTGGAGAATGGACGCAAGGTAACCTTGCTTGATACTCCGGGTCATGAGGCGTTTACCGCCATGCGTGCCCGTGGTGCACAGGTAACGGATATCGTTATCATCATCATTGCAGCTGACGACTCTGTGATGCCTACTACCAAAGAGGCTATTGCACATGCACAGGCAGCTGGTGTTCCAATGGTATTTGCAATCAATAAGATTGATAAGCCGGGAGCTAACCCGGATAAGATTCGTGAGGACTTGTCACAGATGAATCTGCTCGTTGAAGAGTGGGGAGGTAAGTATCAGTGTCAGGAAATCAGTGCCAAGAAGGGTGTCGGTGTAAACGAACTTCTTGACAAGGTGTTGCTTGAGGCTGAGATGCTTGACCTTAAGGCAAATCCTAATCGTAAGGCAACGGGTACTGTCATAGAGTCTTCACTCGATAAGGGTCGTGGCTATGTTAGTACGGTTCTCGTGTCTAACGGTACATTGAAAATCGGTGATAACGTTATTGCTGGTACTTCATGGGGTCGTATCAAGGCTATGTTCAATGAGCGTAACCAGCGTATCGAGAGTGCCGGACCATCTGAGCCGGCTATCATCCTCGGTCTGAACGGTGCACCGACAGCTGGTGACACCTTCCATGTCATGGAGACAGAGCAGGAGGCTCGTGAGATTGCCAACAAACGTGAACAGCTGCAGCGTGAGCAGGGCTTGCGTACGCAGACCCGTCTTACACTGTCTGATATCTCTCACCGAATCGCTCGTGGTGAGTTCCATGAGATGAACATCATCGTGAAGGGTGATACTGACGGTTCTATCGAGGCATTGTCTGACTCATTCATCAAGCTGTCAACGGAGAAGGTTAATGTGAATGTCATCAGTAAGGCTGTAGGTCAGATTTCTGAGAACGATGTCATGTTGGCATCAGCTTCTGATGCAGTCATTGTCGGTTTCCAGGTTCGTCCTTCTGCTGATGCACGCCGTCTGGCTGACCATGAAGGTGTTGAAATCAATACTTATTCTGTCATCTATGACGCTCTTGATGATGTGAAGTCAACCATGGTTGGTATGCTTGACAAGGTGAAGAAGGAGATTGTCACTGGTCAGTTTGAGGTTAAGCAAGTCTTCAAGATTTCCAAGGTTGGAACGGTTGCCGGTGGTATGGTTACTGAAGGTAAGGTTCACAACAAGGATAAGGGTCGCGTAGTGCGTGACGGTATTGTTGTCCATACTGCTCCTATTGATGCTTTGAAGCGTTATAAGGATGATGTGAAGGAAGTCGCAACAGGACTTGAATGTGGTATCTCACTTGTCAACTACAATGATTTGCAGGTTGGTGATATCATTGAGACCTTCACGGAGATTGAGGTTGAGCAGAAATTGTAA